From the Psilocybe cubensis strain MGC-MH-2018 chromosome 6, whole genome shotgun sequence genome, the window GTGCAACATACATGAGGAGTGAAGGATGAGTGCACGTTTGGAAAATTCCTCCGCATGGCGTGGAAGGGGGTCAAAGTCGTTGTGTCCTGGATATAGATCACTGTGGAGAGGAGCATCGATTACTGCCGGCATAGCATACGACGGGGTCTTCGATAGCTCATGCAAGGCGAGCGAGGTCTTCTCTCGAAGACGATCGTTGGTGAGAATATGAGAAGGGCCGGCCATTCTTAAAAGTTCTGCAACAACAGAGGGATGGAAACGGGGTGAAATTAGCAAAGCTGTCACACCAGCTCTCAAGCAACCCTTGACGCCATTGAAAGTCAGTATGCATACTAGACTGCGGATATACAACCTGCGGAACATACCAGGATAACAGTCGCATATGTCATGTTATCTGTAAGGAGAGTCAACTCTACATAATTGCCACAGTTTATATCAGACCAACTCATTTCAGCAAATATAGCGACCAGAGGCGTTGGGGAGCTTGAGGAAGTATTCGTCAATTTTCTGATGCTTTGACCTGCTCTATGTATCCCTGGAACAATGTCTGAGTAGGTAATTAATCGTTTGTAACCGCCAGTAGAACCCTCAGGCCGAAGAAATACTGGATAGTTGGGATTGTGGGCAAGGTGGAAATCGAAAGTGTATTCAATTTCCATGTCGGAAGGTGGGGCAATGAAGGATTCTGTATGGGACATCTTTGGAGGAAGAAATCTGTGGGGGTTGTAGCGAGAAATTTACTGCTAATTTGTACTTTTCCCCCTCATTTAACTAATCTATGTAGCTGAAAATACATACAACTCTCTGGCCGATATCGTGATCATCCCAGGCTGTCATGAGGCACTACGGATAAACCTGGAGTGTTCAGTACATAATTAAGCTGCGCTCCCCGAGTGGTAACTGACACAACCGGAGATAACTACAACGGTTAGCGCCTTGGATATGTGTATCGTTGCTGAAATCGCTCTGAATCTTATTATAGAACTTTAACACATTGTAGATCATGATCTTGAAGCTTACATTGCTGGTGACCCTATTCAAAACTTCAATGATAATTCCGCCAACCTTCCAGATTTGTTTGGTTGTATTTTAAACAAatttattgattttgttTGACAGTAGTATGCATATGGGGCACAAAGCTACCGAAGCCGATGGTCTCTGAGTGTGCATTATACAGCCGAGGACATACAGACGTGGGTCAATGCCAAGTGCACAACCAAAATAAAGTGGGTTTTGAAGAAGGTTTCATTGTTTCGATGTAGTATCATCGAGGATTTAATCTCACAGTTGTTCGTTAAAAACTGGAATTGATATAAGAGTAAAAAAACCCCTATGTCTACTATGCTGCGGAGAGTGCATAATTCCCATTAATTCAAGTTAACAGCTGCTTTCTATTGAAACGCATGGCCAAAGAAGCTTTATGTGGAGAAAGGAATTCATGTCGATGTGGTTCTGATTCTCTGAACGTCGAGCGCTATAGAAGGTCTCCCCGATGTGCCCGTCTAACACTTCTCAAGGTCTTAAACTTGCCCGAAGCAGAAAATGTAGCCTTGGCTTACTGGTAGGAAACAACTTGACCAGAGACCACATAAACTAGGACATCGTACGCTGGGTCTACGTGTCAAATtggaaatcaaaatcaaacttTGGGAGGTTGCCTAAAAGTTCAAAATAGCTTCTAACGGCAAGGAACTCCAGGTAAAGGTACAGTACGTAATCGGGAAGGGGATAGGAACATGCTTCAGccatatttatattataaATAGACAGAATGTATGTGCGATGCGCTTCGCAGCGTGACAACCTCCAAAAGTAATTGACATAGTAGAACAGTTTCACCAGCTTGGACGTAGATATTATGATGAAGTTTGAGTCTAGTGACTGGATATCGGGCGCTCTTCGGAGAATCAAAACCAGAACTACTGCAGCGGAGCAGAGTTCAACTGACCATTCGCCGAACACCTGTATCTATGATCTATACATAGACTCAGACATAAAATGGAATTTATCCGTATGCGAAGATATCTGCTTTCAAGATCTATTCTCTAACCTATTCAACTTCGATATCGTCAAAGCTAGCTCCTTAATCTCTCATGTGCGCTTCACCCGACTTTTTCTCGTTTCCCCCTCCACAGTTTGGCAAGGATGCAAGGAAACTATTCTTTTTGGAGGAGGGGTTCGTTAACCTTAACCATGGTAATAAAACCGTCAATCTCACAACATTTACAATGTTGCTCACAAAGAATAAAAGGTTCATTTGGGGCCCTTCCTATCCCAGTTCAGGATGGTTGTTTCGAGATAACCAAAGAAATCGAGCGAAATCCAGATGTTTTCATGCGCCAAAAGCTTCTCGAACGCATCGACGATGCGCGTGAGCTAGTTGCTCCCATGTTGGGAGCCGATCCTAGCACCTGTGTCTTTATCCCCAATATATCTACAGGAATTAACACAGTCCTCAATAATTTTCAGTGGACATCTTCCGACGTGATTGTACACAGTAAGCCAATCGAAATTTTAGCAGACTATGTATAGCTGACTTGGTACGAAAAAAAGCTGATTCTGTGTTTGATTCCGTACTGCTTTCAATCAACCGTATGCAGACCCCACAAAAGTCTGTCTTCAAGCTTCCATTTCCACTCTCCCATGCTGCTATTCTGCAAGACTTTCGAAAACATTTGCAATCTGTGAAAGGCAGCGGAAAAGTTGTGGCCATCTTCGAGACAATGATGCCTCTTCCTGGAATAATTCTTCCATGGAAAGAAATGGTTCGAATATGCAAGGAAGAAGGGGTCTGGAGTGTTGTCGACGGTGCTCATTCCATCGGGCATGAACTCGACATTGACCTTTCTTCGGCAGATCCCGATTTTTGGATGACGGCAAGTTCTATTTTGCAGAAAAACCTTGAGTTTAGACTCTTATCGTCATGTTAGAACTGCAGCAAATGGCTCTTCACAAAGAAAGGATGCTCGATACTCTATGTCCCTTTACGGTGAATTTGATGGACATGTTCTCTTATGGGCGGCTACACTGACTTCGAATCCTagaaatcaagaaataaTTAACTCAACCGTTACTCCTCCCTTGACTTACCCAACCCCTGGAAAGAGGCCGAGTAGCTTTGTCTCAAAATTCTATTGTACGTTCCAGAGGTATTTGTTCATTGGTGATTCAGGCTAACTACTGTTTCTTTAGGGAATGGGTCAACCGATCTCATGTCTGTTCTTAGCATTGAATATGGTTCGTCCATTGCTATTTTCTTCAGCCACAGCTTTTCTGAAAACAATGGTTGGCATAGCAATTGCGTTCCGAAAGTATATCGGAGGCGAGAAAAAGATCAACGACTACTGCCACGAGCTAGCATTGAAAGGGGGCCGCTGCGTCGCAGCTATTCTAAAAACGGAAGTCATGTCCTCCGATAGAATTGCAGAGGAGTTGATCGGGAACATGGTTAGCACCATTGCATTTTGTAGTATGTTTTAAATACACCACTAACTCCAACTCAGGTTAACGTATCACTTCCAATTCATCAAAGCATCAAACCCTCCGGAGAGATCTACCTTTTGTACCAAAACACGTTCCTAAGTACGTACAAGATGTTTGCTCCTATCTTCTACTACAGAGGAAAGTGGTGGGTTAGAATCAGTGCCCAGATCTATAACGATGTAAGTTTACACTTTGCAAAGCCCGAATGACGCTCACGCCGGGCCTCAGATCGATGATTTCAAGAAATTGGGGGAGAATTTAGTTGTGTTTTGTCAACAACTGGAGAAGTCATCCAATATCATGGGTTTCCCATCTCCACACAGCCTTTGATCTTATCGCTGACGAGATATCCTCTATCACCGAGGCTGTTGTGTAGTTACTTGTTATGCATCTATTTATAGGTTTAGTTATCTATTAATAGCCTTCCCTTGTTTGTTTAAACTGCGGTCCAGATCTAATTAATATGTACAAGAAATCCGGAGAAATATCATCTTCTTGTTTTATTACCTCGTGTGGACCGAATGTCACAAAAAATATGGGTAGGATGTCTTTTGGATCACGTGTACCTCGGTATTACTTTCGAGTTTCGTGTCCCCGACCCACAGACTGTCACTTGTTCATCAGTGGTTTATATAGACATATCTTGTTGATCAAGAAAGAACCTCTTAGAACCAGCAACAGCACCCACATTCTTAGCCATGGATCCCTTCCTTCCCAAATTCCGTATCCCTACCATCGAAAGACTCGGGGTAAAGACTTGTATGCCCGATGTAACAGAAAGCACGGCCGCGCAAATTGCAAAGGATTGGTTCGACGCTTTCTCCTCCTTTGCCCAGGAACAGAATGTTTCCGGAATACAGGGACTTATTTGTGAAGATGCGCTGTGGAGGGATCTCTACGCACTCACATGGGACATCCGCACGTTCGATGGAATATCACGTATTCAATCTTTCCTCAACGCCCGCATGCAAACCATGACAATGCATTCATTCACTTGGAGGAACTTCGCTCGATTGCAGAGGCCATATCCTGATTTGGTGTGGATTGTCGTAATGTTTGGATTTGAAACATACGTGGGACGCTGTAGCTTTATTGCTCGGCTTGTCCCAACCCCTGGCGGGTGGAAGGCCTTCACGTTATTTACTAACTTGGAGAACCTGAAAGACTTCCCAGAGTCTATAGGCCCTTCGAGACAGAGTGTACGTGTCGCTTCGAGCGCATGGAGAGATCACAGAGAACAAGAAAACCGGTTCACAGAGTCTAATCCGGCAGTACTGATCGTGGGAGGAGGCCAGAGCGGGTTGAGCCTAGCAGCACGATTAAAGTATCTCAATGTGCCCACTTTGGTCATCGAAAAAGATGGTAGGATTGGGGATTCATGGAGGAAGAGATACGACTCTTTGTGTCTTCACTTCCCAATTTGTGAGCACTTCCCTTCTCATTAAGAACGGTACACATCCTCAATCATCGATTCGCAATTTCACCGATAGGGTATGACAATATGCCGTATATTCCGTATGCGTTTATTTTGACCAAATTCCTATTGTAAAACTTACGCAAGACTAGATTCCCCCCAACATGGCCGAAATACTCTCCAGGTTTCAAGGTGCCGTTTCAATTCGTAGCTTCGTCTAGAGCATCGACATGTGCTGATAGTTCTGTAGATGGCGGATTGGCTCGAACACTATGCTGATATCTTGGAATTAAACATATGGACTTCATCAACTGTACTGGATGCTGTGCAGCATCAGGATGAGACCTGGACAGTCCGAGTAAAGAAACCGGATGGGGTCATTCGCGTATTCAATGTTAACCACTTCGGTAAGACGAAAACTTTGTCACTTTCTAGTAAATtatcatcaacatcactAACTGCGTTTTTGTCTTCAGTTATTGCCACAGGGCAAGGTGACGGAGTTCCACGGATGCCTTCTATTCCCAAAGCCGTAAGTATCGTTCTCATTTCATATATGTTTATCTACTTAAAATTTACTGACTTACTGGTAGGACATTTTTCGAGGAGAGATTTTACATTCGTCGAAATACAAACGACCAACCAACTTCGTCGGCAAGAAGGTTGTTGTTATTGGAACGGGTAACTCAGGTGCGTTTCCATTCTGAGTCTATCACACTTGCAGGTCTGAATGCTGTTTCTCTGTGACTACAAAGGCCACGATATTGCGAGTGATCTTGCGAGGGCGAAAATAGGCAAGTGACATCGGAACCAAACTCTTTCAATACTTACAGACTGTGTACGTACAAATAGATGTGACTATGTACCAACGATCAGCTACTCTCGTCATGAATCTCGATAAATGCTGGGATCTTTTCGCTGGACGTATGCAGACTGTTTTTCGATTATCCATTATGTGAAATGCCGAAACTAATTACGTATCTTAACTTCAGCCCTCTACAGTGAAACCTCGCCACCTAACGACCTATCTGATCAGTTGTCTCAATCCATACCTCATCTCCTCTTGGAGGGAGGATTGGCTCAACGTAACACCGCAGCCATTCTTGCCAGTCAGAGGTACGTTATTGACGTTAGATCTATTTTTGGATGTTATATTTTGCTGACGCAAATATCCTCGCGGGTTAGAGAGATGCAGGACGCTCTTAGGGAAGTCGGGTTTAAGCTTAACGACGGCGTCCTTGGAGCTGGAATATTGTTAAACCTAAAACAAAAGGGAGGTGGACATTACTTCGGTGAGCTCCCCGTAACATTCGGAATCCTTGCATCCGTGACAACAATGTCATTATAATAGACGTCGGCGCGTCCCAGTTGATCATAAACGGAGACATCAAGATAAAGAGCGACAGTGCTATACTTGAATACGAGGAGCACGGGCTAAAATTCGCAGACGGAAGTCGTCTTGACGCCGACGTCATTATTTGCGCCACAGGGTAAGTCTTCTTATGTTTCTATCAGACCCGAGGTGACCAATTGTGGATCATACAGAGGTGGCGATGTCCGTCAGATTGTATCCCAACTGTGCGGTGAATCCGTAGCTTCAGAATGTCCACCATTTTTTGGCGTGAATGAGGAAGGGGAAATGACATGGTTCCGACCGTTCCCTAGGAAAGGATTATGGTATATGCACGGTAAATGGGTCTACTCCTGACTGCTCAGACACCCATATTCTGACTCATTTTTTACTATAGGCAACCTTTCTCTTACCAGGTTCCATTCCAAGCACGTTGCCATGTGTAAGTGACTTACTACTCGACATGGCTTCTGTGTGTTCATAACTAACATTTCATAATGCAGACATTAAGGCTATGGAAGAGAAACTAATCATATCCCGATACCCCTCCGACATGAGCCCCAAGTGCATTCAGCTCAGACAGCTTGAGTTGCCTCCCAACAGTGAGATTTAGATGCTGGACATACTATATAATTTTTCGTTCAAGGGTTAAATAATCTTCTATTGAAATTTATTCCATTATTTATGCAGTGCTAATAAACTTGATATATGTACCGTAGAGGTGTATTAGGAGCATAACGTCGCCTCAACATTGAGGAAACTCGACAACCGACCTTAAACTGACcatcgatgatgatgaacatAATCTCATTGTTCACCGGCACCCTTCATTGAGGGCTTTGAATAACCTTCCTGTCATCGCGCAATGCGCTGTAATAGATCCAACTTTTAACACTGCAGCCAACGGAAATGACAGATCCACCTAACACAGTTACACACTGACAAATTCATTGTGGGTTCGGTATGTTGTGGTCATGGATGGCAAACATTACGCGGACTCTAATCGGACCACCAAACGCAATGTTGTGACGCTGTTCGGACTTCGAAAAAGTGATTAGTCAGAAACGGCTGAGTAACCAAATCATGAATGATTCAAACTTCAATCTTGCTTCAATCACCCCAAATCATCCTGCGACAACCCTGCGATTGTGAGCGCATTAATACTCAGCAGTCGTTAGTCACTAGTCACTAGTCACTAATATCCATTATGATCACGGCACTCTCACGTCTGACACAAGTCAGATAGCTTTTGCTTCGTACTCTCACTCTGCAGTGCCGCTGGCCTAGTATCCGCGAACTTGACATTGGAACTTCTTTGCATATTCACGGTGTATGCCCACGTCATGGAAAGTAACAACTCTGAGAGCGACTCTGGAGCATCTCGAAGATGGTCTTTCAGACAACCTTTAAAGGCAATGGGTGCCAAATCATTCGACAAAAACAGTTAGTATATCCATACGGAAAGCGTTCTAGCATCGTCTTATTAGGCATCCCGTAGATTCATTGAAGCATCAATCGAAGTCAAGTTCAAAAGAAGGTAAATGGTGATTTAGCTCATGATTTGAAAAATTACCCTCAATTTTTAACCAGGTCAAACAGAAGTCGCTTCGAGATCTACAGGTTTAGATACCAGTAC encodes:
- a CDS encoding Hercynylcysteine sulfoxide lyase, which gives rise to MCASPDFFSFPPPQFGKDARKLFFLEEGFVNLNHGSFGALPIPVQDGCFEITKEIERNPDVFMRQKLLERIDDARELVAPMLGADPSTCVFIPNISTGINTVLNNFQWTSSDVIVHTDSVFDSVLLSINRMQTPQKSVFKLPFPLSHAAILQDFRKHLQSVKGSGKVVAIFETMMPLPGIILPWKEMVRICKEEGVWSVVDGAHSIGHELDIDLSSADPDFWMTNCSKWLFTKKGCSILYVPLRNQEIINSTVTPPLTYPTPGKRPSSFVSKFYWNGSTDLMSVLSIEYAIAFRKYIGGEKKINDYCHELALKGGRCVAAILKTEVMSSDRIAEELIGNMVNVSLPIHQSIKPSGEIYLLYQNTFLSTYKMFAPIFYYRGKWWVRISAQIYNDIDDFKKLGENLVVKNLLEPATAPTFLAMDPFLPKFRIPTIERLGVKTCMPDVTESTAAQIAKDWFDAFSSFAQEQNVSGIQGLICEDALWRDLYALTWDIRTFDGISRIQSFLNARMQTMTMHSFTWRNFARLQRPYPDLVWIVVMFGFETYVGRCSFIARLVPTPGGWKAFTLFTNLENLKDFPESIGPSRQSVRVASSAWRDHREQENRFTESNPAVLIVGGGQSGLSLAARLKYLNVPTLVIEKDGRIGDSWRKRYDSLCLHFPIWYDNMPYIPFPPTWPKYSPGFKMADWLEHYADILELNIWTSSTVLDAVQHQDETWTVRVKKPDGVIRVFNVNHFVIATGQGDGVPRMPSIPKADIFRGEILHSSKYKRPTNFVGKKVVVIGTGNSDVTMYQRSATLVMNLDKCWDLFAGPLYSETSPPNDLSDQLSQSIPHLLLEGGLAQRNTAAILASQREMQDALREVGFKLNDGVLGAGILLNLKQKGGGHYFDVGASQLIINGDIKIKSDSAILEYEEHGLKFADGSRLDADVIICATGGGDVRQIVSQLCGESVASECPPFFGVNEEGEMTWFRPFPRKGLWYMHGNLSLTRFHSKHVAMYIKAMEEKLIISRYPSDMSPKCIQLRQLELPPNSEI